A window from Prochlorococcus marinus str. GP2 encodes these proteins:
- the trmFO gene encoding methylenetetrahydrofolate--tRNA-(uracil(54)-C(5))-methyltransferase (FADH(2)-oxidizing) TrmFO, with the protein MLDKEVIVIGAGLAGSEAAWQVASYGVPVKLVEMRPIKSTPAHHTSEFGELVCSNSFGASSPDRAAGLLQKELRIFKSLIVQTADKFAVPAGGALAVDRSKFSNALTEALSNHPLIEIKRFEQLDLPSEENITILATGPLTADELSYKIQDFTGIDECHFFDAASPIIHGDSIDQEIVFKASRYDKGDPAYLNCPMDKNDYIHFRNELIEGEQANLKDFEKESANFFEACLPIEEIARRGVDTMRYGPLKSIGLWNPKWGDLFDRENRLKKRPHAIVQLRKEDLEGKLLNMVGFQTNLKWSEQKRIFRMIPGLEKAEFVRFGVMHRNTFLESPKLLLPTLQFMKRQNLFAAGQITGTEGYAAAAAGGLLAGINASLLAKGKKPVSFPNQSMIGSLINFISNENQILSNQKKNKFQPMPASFGLVPELTKRIKDKRLRYKAYQERSTEALNNFKNKLDSCFDKDHLLSKIY; encoded by the coding sequence TTGTTAGATAAAGAGGTAATAGTTATTGGAGCTGGCCTCGCAGGATCTGAAGCCGCTTGGCAAGTTGCTAGTTATGGCGTACCAGTTAAATTAGTTGAAATGAGACCTATCAAATCAACTCCAGCTCATCATACGAGTGAATTTGGAGAACTGGTTTGTAGTAATAGTTTTGGTGCTTCAAGTCCTGATAGAGCTGCAGGTTTATTGCAAAAAGAACTTAGAATTTTTAAATCATTGATAGTTCAAACAGCTGACAAATTTGCTGTTCCTGCAGGAGGTGCTTTGGCGGTAGATAGATCTAAATTTAGTAACGCTTTGACTGAAGCATTATCAAATCATCCTTTAATCGAAATTAAGAGATTTGAACAATTGGATCTCCCAAGCGAAGAAAATATAACTATCCTTGCTACTGGGCCCTTAACAGCTGATGAGTTGTCCTATAAAATCCAAGATTTTACTGGTATCGATGAGTGTCATTTTTTTGATGCCGCTAGTCCCATAATTCATGGAGATTCTATTGATCAAGAGATCGTATTTAAAGCTAGTAGATACGACAAAGGAGATCCGGCATATCTTAATTGTCCTATGGATAAAAATGATTACATCCATTTCAGAAACGAACTTATAGAAGGAGAACAAGCTAATTTAAAAGACTTTGAGAAAGAATCAGCTAATTTCTTTGAAGCTTGTTTGCCAATTGAAGAAATTGCTAGAAGAGGAGTTGATACCATGAGATATGGACCATTGAAATCAATTGGGTTGTGGAATCCAAAATGGGGAGATTTATTTGATAGAGAAAATAGATTGAAAAAGAGACCTCATGCAATTGTCCAATTAAGGAAAGAAGATTTAGAAGGTAAATTACTAAATATGGTGGGTTTTCAAACTAACCTCAAATGGTCAGAACAAAAAAGAATATTTAGGATGATTCCTGGTTTAGAAAAGGCTGAGTTTGTACGTTTTGGAGTAATGCATAGAAATACTTTTTTAGAATCTCCAAAATTACTTTTACCTACCTTGCAATTTATGAAAAGACAAAACCTTTTTGCGGCGGGTCAAATAACGGGCACGGAAGGTTATGCAGCAGCAGCAGCAGGGGGCTTGCTTGCAGGAATAAATGCATCCTTATTAGCTAAGGGTAAAAAACCAGTAAGTTTTCCTAATCAATCAATGATTGGTTCTCTAATTAATTTTATCAGTAACGAAAATCAAATATTATCTAATCAGAAAAAGAATAAATTCCAACCAATGCCCGCTTCATTTGGTTTAGTTCCAGAACTTACTAAAAGAATAAAAGATAAAAGATTAAGGTACAAAGCTTATCAAGAAAGATCTACAGAAGCCTTAAATAACTTTAAAAATAAACTAGATTCTTGTTTTGATAAAGACCACTTACTCAGCAAAATTTACTAA
- the crtH gene encoding carotenoid isomerase translates to MELNKENFDAIIIGSGIGGLVTASQLAAKGAQVLVLEKYIIPGGSGGSFKRKGYTFDVGASMIFGFGEKGYTNLLTRALKDVNEKCETIPDPVQLEYHLPHNFNISVDKNYEQFISKLSASFPKEKKGIKKFYDTCASVFKCLDSMPLLSIEDPSYLFKVFFKSPLSCLGLARWLPKNAGDVARKFIKDPELLKFIDIECFCWSVMPALKTPMINAGMVFTDRHAGGINYPKGGVGTIAEKFVSGIEKLGGKVRYKANVTEILLKEEKAVGVKLSSGEEIYSNIIVSNSTRWDTFGLKDNIKGLISSKKVPKSEYKWSETYKPSPSFVSIHLGVEKNLIPDNFNCHHIIVENWDELESEKGVIFVSIPTLLDSSLAPEGKHIVHAFTPSSMGEWVGLPRKEYLQKKEKYFSFLVEKISTILPNLEQNIDHKEIGTPKTHKKFLGRYEGSYGPIPSKKLLGLLPMPFNTTKIKNLYCVGDSCFPGQGLNAVAFSGYACAHKIGAKLNINSYDLPD, encoded by the coding sequence ATGGAATTAAATAAAGAAAACTTCGATGCAATTATTATTGGCTCAGGAATAGGAGGGTTAGTAACTGCTTCACAATTGGCGGCAAAAGGAGCTCAAGTATTGGTTCTTGAGAAATATATTATTCCAGGCGGGAGTGGAGGCTCTTTTAAGAGAAAAGGCTATACCTTTGATGTAGGGGCTTCAATGATTTTTGGATTTGGAGAGAAAGGTTATACCAATTTATTAACTCGTGCTTTGAAAGACGTGAATGAAAAATGCGAAACTATTCCCGATCCTGTTCAACTGGAATATCACCTACCACATAACTTTAATATTTCTGTAGATAAAAATTATGAGCAATTTATAAGTAAATTATCAGCTAGTTTCCCCAAGGAAAAAAAAGGTATCAAGAAATTCTATGATACTTGTGCAAGTGTATTTAAATGTTTAGATTCAATGCCTCTTTTATCAATAGAGGATCCAAGTTATCTTTTTAAAGTTTTCTTTAAATCTCCATTATCCTGTTTAGGTTTAGCTAGATGGTTACCTAAAAATGCAGGAGATGTTGCGAGAAAGTTTATAAAAGATCCTGAACTTTTAAAATTTATCGATATCGAATGTTTTTGTTGGTCTGTAATGCCAGCTCTAAAAACCCCTATGATTAATGCGGGAATGGTATTTACAGATAGGCATGCTGGAGGGATAAATTATCCAAAAGGAGGGGTTGGAACGATAGCAGAGAAGTTTGTTTCTGGTATTGAAAAATTAGGAGGAAAAGTTAGATATAAAGCCAATGTGACTGAAATCCTTTTGAAGGAAGAGAAAGCAGTAGGAGTTAAGCTTTCAAGTGGGGAAGAGATTTATTCAAATATTATTGTATCCAACTCCACTAGATGGGATACATTTGGATTAAAAGATAATATTAAAGGATTAATTTCTAGTAAAAAAGTGCCAAAAAGTGAATATAAGTGGTCAGAAACTTATAAACCCTCACCTTCTTTTGTTTCAATTCACCTTGGAGTGGAAAAAAATCTAATACCCGATAATTTTAATTGTCATCATATAATCGTTGAAAATTGGGATGAATTAGAAAGCGAAAAGGGAGTTATTTTTGTTTCTATACCTACTTTGCTTGACTCGTCTTTGGCTCCAGAAGGTAAACATATCGTACATGCATTTACTCCTTCATCGATGGGAGAATGGGTAGGCCTACCAAGGAAAGAATATTTGCAAAAGAAAGAAAAATATTTTTCTTTTCTTGTTGAAAAAATATCAACTATTCTTCCTAATCTTGAACAAAATATCGATCACAAAGAAATTGGTACGCCCAAAACTCATAAAAAGTTTCTTGGAAGATATGAAGGCAGTTATGGGCCAATTCCTAGTAAGAAATTACTTGGACTTCTTCCTATGCCATTCAATACTACAAAAATCAAAAACCTATATTGCGTTGGAGACTCTTGTTTCCCTGGTCAAGGTCTCAATGCAGTTGCTTTTAGTGGGTATGCCTGCGCTCATAAAATAGGAGCAAAATTGAACATAAATAGTTATGACCTCCCGGATTAA
- a CDS encoding high light inducible protein encodes MTPEAERFNGWAAMLGFVAAVGAYVTTGQIIPGWF; translated from the coding sequence ATGACTCCTGAAGCAGAACGTTTTAATGGTTGGGCAGCAATGTTAGGTTTCGTTGCAGCTGTTGGTGCTTATGTAACTACAGGACAAATTATTCCTGGCTGGTTCTAA
- a CDS encoding photosystem II protein Y produces MLRTIVVFAPIIAALAWVIFNIQKPAREQFNRDFLGKD; encoded by the coding sequence ATGCTAAGAACAATCGTAGTTTTTGCCCCAATTATCGCTGCTTTGGCTTGGGTTATATTCAATATACAAAAACCAGCAAGAGAGCAATTCAATAGGGACTTTTTAGGTAAGGATTAA